In a genomic window of Amycolatopsis japonica:
- a CDS encoding AMP-binding protein produces the protein MPDAPAVPSYASGISDTPLLGDTIGDNFDRTVAAFGDRDALVDRAAGKRWTYTELAAEVDALALGLLDLGIAKGDRVGIWSPNRWEWTCVQYATAKIGAILVNINPAYRSHELEYVLNQAGIKLIVAANSFKTSDYAGMIAEAGPKCPALEHVVLLDSPEWPSMLEIGRKADRAPLVKRQAELSADDPINIQYTSGTTGFPKGATLSHHNILNNGYFVGELCNYTEADKICIPVPFYHCFGMVMGNLAATSHGACMVIPAPAFEPKATLEAVAAEKCTSLYGVPTMFIAELADPDFASHDLSSLRTGIMAGSPCPVEVMKQVIDRMGMAEVSICYGMTETSPVSTQTRADDSVERRVSTVGRVGPHLEVKVVDPETGLTVPRGEPGELCTRGYSVMLGYWEQADKTAEAIDAARWMHTGDLAIMDADGYVNITGRIKDMVIRGGENLYPREIEEFLYTHPDILDAQVIGVPDEKYGEELMAWVRMREGAEPLTAEAVREFCEGKLARYKIPRYVHVVEEFPMTVTGKVRKVEMRAESISILGLEKAASTKHA, from the coding sequence ATGCCCGACGCCCCCGCAGTACCGAGCTACGCATCGGGAATCTCGGACACCCCGCTGCTGGGGGACACCATCGGCGACAACTTCGATCGCACCGTCGCCGCCTTCGGCGACCGGGACGCGCTCGTCGACCGCGCGGCCGGGAAACGCTGGACGTACACCGAACTCGCGGCCGAAGTGGACGCGCTCGCGCTGGGCCTGCTCGACCTCGGGATCGCCAAGGGCGACCGCGTCGGCATCTGGTCGCCGAACCGCTGGGAGTGGACCTGCGTCCAGTACGCGACCGCGAAGATCGGCGCGATCCTGGTCAACATCAACCCGGCGTACCGCTCGCACGAACTCGAATACGTGCTGAACCAGGCCGGGATCAAGCTCATCGTGGCCGCGAACTCGTTCAAGACCTCGGATTACGCGGGCATGATCGCCGAAGCGGGCCCGAAGTGCCCGGCGCTGGAACACGTCGTGCTGCTCGACAGCCCGGAGTGGCCGTCGATGCTGGAGATCGGGCGCAAGGCCGACCGCGCGCCGCTGGTGAAGCGGCAGGCCGAACTCTCCGCGGACGACCCGATCAACATCCAGTACACGTCCGGCACCACCGGCTTTCCCAAGGGCGCCACCCTCAGCCACCACAACATCCTCAACAACGGCTACTTCGTCGGCGAACTCTGCAACTACACCGAAGCCGACAAGATCTGCATCCCCGTGCCCTTCTACCACTGCTTCGGCATGGTGATGGGCAATCTCGCGGCGACGAGCCACGGCGCCTGCATGGTCATCCCGGCGCCCGCGTTCGAGCCGAAGGCCACCCTCGAAGCCGTCGCGGCCGAGAAATGCACGTCCCTGTACGGGGTTCCGACGATGTTCATCGCCGAACTGGCCGACCCGGACTTCGCTTCTCACGACCTGTCCTCGCTACGCACCGGGATCATGGCGGGCTCACCGTGCCCGGTCGAGGTGATGAAGCAGGTCATCGACCGGATGGGCATGGCGGAGGTGTCGATCTGCTACGGCATGACCGAGACGTCGCCGGTTTCGACGCAGACCCGCGCGGACGATTCGGTGGAGCGCCGGGTGTCGACGGTCGGCCGGGTCGGGCCGCATCTGGAGGTCAAGGTCGTCGATCCGGAGACCGGGCTGACCGTGCCGCGCGGCGAACCGGGCGAACTCTGCACCCGCGGCTACTCGGTGATGCTGGGTTACTGGGAACAGGCGGACAAGACGGCCGAGGCGATCGACGCGGCGCGGTGGATGCACACCGGCGACCTCGCGATCATGGACGCCGACGGATACGTCAACATCACCGGCCGCATCAAGGACATGGTCATCCGCGGCGGCGAAAACCTGTACCCGCGCGAGATCGAGGAATTCCTCTACACGCATCCCGACATCCTCGACGCTCAGGTGATCGGCGTGCCGGACGAGAAGTACGGCGAGGAACTCATGGCCTGGGTCCGCATGCGCGAGGGCGCGGAGCCGCTGACGGCCGAAGCGGTGCGGGAGTTCTGCGAGGGCAAGCTGGCGCGCTACAAGATCCCGCGCTACGTCCATGTCGTCGAGGAGTTCCCGATGACGGTGACCGGCAAGGTGCGCAAGGTCGAGATGCGGGCGGAGTCGATCAGCATCCTCGGGCTGGAGAAGGCGGCGTCGACCAAGCACGCCTGA
- a CDS encoding R2-like ligand-binding oxidase: protein MTDTLSELRTGFSSLRKGGLNWDSFPLRLFVKGNKKFWNPADIDFSREREGWETLNPEQQRSTTYLVAQFIAGEEAVTEDIQPFMRAMSATGRFGDEMYLTQFCFEEAKHTEVFRRWMDSVGLTEDLHPYVAENPHYRKLFYEELPQSLRALEDDPSPLNQIRASVTYNHVIEGSLALTGYYSWQLICTQHDILPGMQELVRRIGDDERRHMAWGTFTCRRHVAADDSLWDAVQQRMGELLPHALGMIQWVQDQFEEIPFDNDPEEIIQYAADRAQRRLGAIESARGMPVEQIDLDYSPENLEETFGEEDAKAIAAAAANSAA from the coding sequence ATGACCGACACGCTCTCCGAACTGCGGACCGGTTTTTCCTCCCTGCGCAAGGGCGGGCTGAACTGGGACTCGTTCCCGCTGCGGCTGTTCGTCAAGGGGAACAAGAAGTTCTGGAACCCGGCCGACATCGACTTCTCCCGTGAACGCGAAGGCTGGGAAACCCTCAACCCGGAACAGCAGCGGTCGACGACCTATCTGGTGGCACAGTTCATCGCGGGCGAAGAGGCGGTCACCGAAGACATCCAGCCGTTCATGCGGGCGATGTCCGCGACCGGCCGCTTCGGCGACGAGATGTACCTGACGCAGTTCTGTTTCGAGGAGGCCAAGCACACCGAGGTGTTCCGTCGCTGGATGGACTCCGTCGGGCTGACCGAGGACCTGCATCCGTACGTCGCGGAGAATCCCCACTACCGCAAGCTTTTCTACGAAGAGCTGCCGCAGTCCTTGCGCGCGCTGGAAGACGATCCCAGTCCGCTCAACCAGATCCGCGCGAGCGTCACCTACAACCACGTCATCGAGGGCAGTCTCGCGCTGACCGGGTACTACTCGTGGCAGCTGATCTGCACCCAGCACGACATCCTGCCGGGTATGCAGGAACTGGTGCGCCGCATCGGCGACGACGAACGCCGCCACATGGCGTGGGGCACCTTCACCTGCCGCCGTCACGTGGCCGCCGACGATTCGCTCTGGGACGCGGTGCAGCAACGGATGGGCGAACTGCTCCCCCACGCGCTGGGCATGATCCAGTGGGTGCAGGACCAGTTCGAGGAGATCCCGTTCGACAACGATCCCGAGGAGATCATCCAGTACGCGGCGGACCGGGCGCAGCGGCGTCTCGGCGCGATCGAGTCCGCGCGCGGGATGCCGGTGGAGCAGATCGATCTCGACTACTCGCCGGAGAACCTCGAAGAGACCTTCGGCGAAGAAGACGCGAAGGCGATCGCCGCGGCGGCCGCCAACTCCGCGGCCTGA
- a CDS encoding TetR/AcrR family transcriptional regulator, which yields MGEITSFSDRTKASLREALLDAATELLTEHGYTALRMADVAARAGVSRQTVYNEFGNKGTLAEAVVLRTTSEFLEGIRVRVQDALDLRDGIREAVVYTIEHARENRLVATTLGTEAGEDLLPLLTTKGEPILTAATEVAAGQYREFEPSLSPESATLLAETVVRLSLSHLVMPTHSADEAAAAVVAVLAPAIRALTTDSKGTS from the coding sequence GTGGGCGAGATCACGAGCTTCTCCGATCGGACCAAGGCCTCCCTGCGGGAGGCACTGCTCGACGCGGCCACCGAGCTGCTCACCGAACACGGCTACACGGCCCTGCGGATGGCGGACGTCGCCGCCCGCGCCGGCGTGAGCAGGCAGACCGTCTACAACGAGTTCGGCAACAAGGGCACGCTCGCCGAGGCCGTGGTCCTCCGGACGACTTCGGAGTTCCTGGAAGGCATCCGCGTGCGCGTCCAAGACGCACTGGACCTGCGCGACGGGATCCGCGAGGCGGTCGTGTACACGATCGAGCACGCCCGCGAGAACCGGCTCGTCGCCACCACGCTGGGCACCGAAGCGGGCGAGGACCTTCTTCCCCTGCTCACCACCAAGGGCGAACCGATCCTGACCGCGGCCACCGAGGTCGCGGCCGGGCAATACCGCGAGTTCGAGCCGTCGCTCTCCCCGGAATCCGCCACTCTGCTGGCGGAGACCGTCGTGCGGCTTTCCCTGTCCCATCTCGTCATGCCGACGCATTCGGCCGACGAGGCGGCGGCGGCGGTCGTCGCCGTGCTGGCACCCGCGATACGGGCGCTGACCACCGATTCGAAGGGGACCTCATGA
- a CDS encoding HAD family hydrolase, which produces MGITVGFDLDMTLIDPRPGMVAVMNALGVESGLPLDGEYFAANLGPPLDASLRGFGAPEERIPELVARFRAMYPETVVPVTVAMPGAAEALHAVREAGGRTVVVTGKYAPNAKLHLDALGLEVDVLVGELWSTEKAAALTEHGASVYVGDHVGDIRGALAAGAVPIGVTTGPCTKEELLAEGADVVFDSLTEFPGWLSSFGEPRG; this is translated from the coding sequence GTGGGCATCACCGTGGGGTTCGACCTCGACATGACACTGATCGATCCGCGGCCGGGCATGGTCGCGGTGATGAACGCGCTCGGCGTGGAATCCGGCCTGCCGCTGGACGGCGAATACTTCGCGGCCAACCTCGGGCCGCCCCTCGACGCCAGCCTGCGGGGTTTCGGCGCGCCGGAGGAGCGCATCCCGGAGCTGGTGGCGCGGTTCCGCGCGATGTATCCGGAGACGGTCGTGCCGGTGACGGTCGCGATGCCCGGCGCGGCCGAAGCCCTGCACGCGGTCCGCGAGGCGGGCGGACGCACCGTCGTCGTCACCGGCAAATACGCGCCCAACGCGAAACTCCACCTGGACGCGCTCGGGCTGGAGGTCGACGTCCTGGTCGGGGAACTGTGGTCGACGGAGAAGGCCGCCGCGCTCACCGAGCACGGCGCCAGCGTCTACGTCGGAGATCACGTCGGCGACATCCGCGGCGCGCTGGCGGCGGGCGCGGTCCCGATCGGGGTCACGACCGGCCCGTGCACCAAGGAAGAGCTGCTCGCGGAAGGAGCCGACGTGGTGTTCGACTCGCTGACCGAGTTCCCCGGCTGGCTCAGCTCTTTCGGCGAGCCTCGCGGATAA
- a CDS encoding cold-shock protein, with the protein MPTGKVKWYDAEKGFGFVTQDGGADVYIRKAALPQGVEGLKAGQRLEFGVADGRRGPQALSVRLLDPPPSVAEARRRPAEELHGLIEDMIKLLELKVQPDLRRNRYPDRKNTKQIAEIMRAVARDLDP; encoded by the coding sequence GTGCCGACCGGCAAGGTCAAGTGGTACGACGCGGAGAAGGGTTTCGGTTTCGTCACCCAGGATGGGGGCGCCGACGTCTACATCCGCAAAGCCGCGCTGCCGCAGGGCGTCGAAGGGCTCAAGGCCGGGCAGCGCCTCGAGTTCGGTGTCGCCGACGGCCGCCGCGGCCCGCAAGCGCTCTCCGTCCGGCTGCTGGATCCGCCGCCTTCGGTCGCCGAGGCGCGCCGCCGCCCCGCCGAGGAGCTGCACGGGCTCATCGAGGACATGATCAAGCTGCTCGAACTCAAGGTGCAGCCGGATCTGCGGCGCAACCGCTACCCGGACCGCAAGAACACCAAGCAGATCGCCGAGATCATGCGCGCGGTCGCGCGGGACCTCGATCCCTGA
- a CDS encoding DUF2771 family protein — translation MALLAAGGFVVAGCAAPGPEEVTFFADGKTVNVGPLASCDIKSAQCTTRPDAAGKLRIRPGKPVQISVPSAIAETPWKVTVQYVNGQGEPQELKQDIITSRDRFAYTVTTPRPDDQILVVEVAQASVLSRTGRPEDAEAVTTAIWSLQVEPPAA, via the coding sequence TTGGCCCTGCTCGCGGCGGGTGGTTTCGTGGTGGCCGGTTGCGCGGCCCCCGGCCCCGAAGAGGTGACCTTCTTCGCCGACGGCAAGACGGTGAACGTCGGCCCGCTGGCGTCGTGCGACATCAAGAGCGCCCAGTGCACCACCAGGCCCGACGCCGCGGGCAAACTGCGGATCCGGCCGGGGAAGCCGGTGCAGATCTCGGTGCCGAGCGCGATCGCGGAAACGCCGTGGAAGGTCACGGTGCAGTACGTGAACGGCCAGGGCGAGCCGCAGGAACTCAAGCAGGACATCATTACGTCGCGGGACCGGTTCGCCTACACCGTGACGACGCCGCGGCCCGACGACCAGATCCTCGTCGTCGAGGTCGCGCAGGCTTCGGTGCTCAGCCGGACCGGACGGCCGGAGGACGCCGAGGCGGTCACGACGGCCATCTGGTCGCTGCAGGTCGAGCCGCCGGCCGCCTGA
- a CDS encoding MFS transporter: MGIFGSNSGPDGTRSGRSGKERGRKSKRKWTPEPGAAQARSWSAPPPTRVDQQPVPPPAPRAARPQPPHQPQYQPHPAGPTADEARTSAIPMGHHQPPPPPPPPRTPPRGARPYPDPSQRQTEPVRRRPGGFYDEHPPGSGEYEHYDTGGYAGEPREVPEPPHEHPTTAVPPRAGALPKMPKKITVTRVAAMRSRQLTGQAVGAFQRATKADGADKSGLTSLTYAVMLNYASDAAMAIALANTLFFAATSGESKGKVALYLLITIAPFALVAPVIGPALDKIQRGRRLAMCVSSAGQALMAIVMALHFDDWLLYPAALGMMVLSKSFTVLKAAVTPRVLPPEITLSKTNARLTVFGLVAAGAFGALASGVNAIWGSQGALWFTMLICVAAAVQSMRIPSWVEKTEGEVPASLSAHPERRVKKQRQPMGRQIVVSLWGNGTVRVLTGFLMMFSAFAVKAQAEGSGQSPFDQLLLLGIIGAAAGVGGFLGNALGSRLHFGKPDQVILACVGACLGIAIIATVAAGLATAAIVALVGATASALAKISLDAVIQEDLPEESRASAFGRSETVLQMSWCFGGAVGLLLPPTYWIGFLVLSILLAVGFTQTFMVRRGTSLVPGLGGERPLRPEPTSETPVPSQPGDSRWRPGS, translated from the coding sequence GTGGGAATCTTCGGCTCGAACTCTGGACCCGACGGCACGCGTTCCGGCCGGTCGGGCAAGGAGCGTGGCCGCAAGAGCAAGCGGAAGTGGACGCCGGAGCCCGGCGCCGCCCAGGCACGCAGCTGGTCCGCACCGCCGCCGACCAGGGTCGATCAGCAGCCGGTGCCCCCGCCCGCGCCGCGTGCGGCCCGCCCGCAGCCGCCGCACCAGCCCCAGTACCAGCCGCATCCGGCCGGGCCCACCGCCGACGAAGCGCGCACCAGCGCGATCCCGATGGGACACCACCAGCCACCGCCGCCGCCTCCGCCGCCGAGGACGCCTCCTCGTGGCGCGCGGCCGTATCCGGATCCTTCGCAGCGTCAGACCGAACCCGTCCGGCGTCGTCCGGGCGGGTTCTACGACGAGCATCCGCCGGGCAGCGGCGAGTACGAGCACTACGACACCGGCGGATACGCGGGCGAGCCGCGTGAGGTGCCGGAGCCTCCGCACGAGCATCCGACGACCGCGGTCCCGCCTCGCGCGGGTGCCCTGCCGAAGATGCCGAAGAAGATCACGGTCACCCGGGTCGCGGCGATGCGCAGCCGTCAGCTCACCGGGCAGGCCGTCGGCGCGTTCCAGCGCGCGACGAAGGCGGACGGCGCCGACAAGTCGGGCCTCACTTCGCTGACGTACGCGGTGATGCTGAACTACGCCAGCGACGCCGCGATGGCGATCGCGCTGGCGAACACCTTGTTCTTCGCCGCCACCAGCGGGGAGAGCAAGGGCAAGGTCGCGCTCTACCTGCTCATCACCATCGCGCCGTTCGCGCTGGTCGCGCCGGTGATCGGTCCGGCGCTGGACAAGATCCAGCGCGGCCGGCGGCTGGCGATGTGCGTGTCCTCGGCCGGGCAGGCGCTGATGGCGATCGTGATGGCGCTGCACTTCGACGACTGGCTCCTGTACCCGGCGGCGCTGGGCATGATGGTGCTCTCGAAGTCGTTCACCGTGCTCAAGGCCGCGGTGACCCCACGGGTGCTGCCGCCCGAGATCACGCTGTCCAAGACCAACGCGCGGCTGACCGTGTTCGGCCTGGTCGCCGCCGGCGCGTTCGGCGCGCTCGCGAGCGGGGTCAACGCGATCTGGGGCTCGCAGGGCGCGTTGTGGTTCACCATGCTGATCTGCGTCGCGGCCGCGGTGCAGTCGATGCGCATCCCGTCCTGGGTCGAGAAGACCGAGGGCGAGGTGCCGGCGTCGCTGTCCGCGCATCCCGAGCGGCGGGTCAAGAAGCAGCGGCAGCCGATGGGGCGGCAGATCGTCGTCTCGTTGTGGGGCAACGGCACCGTCCGCGTGCTGACCGGATTCCTGATGATGTTCTCCGCGTTCGCGGTGAAGGCGCAGGCCGAAGGCAGCGGGCAGAGCCCGTTCGACCAGCTGCTGCTGCTCGGCATCATCGGCGCCGCGGCGGGCGTGGGTGGTTTCCTCGGCAACGCGCTGGGTTCGCGGCTGCATTTCGGCAAACCGGATCAGGTGATCCTGGCCTGTGTCGGAGCCTGTCTCGGCATCGCGATCATCGCCACCGTGGCGGCCGGACTGGCGACGGCGGCGATCGTGGCGCTCGTCGGCGCGACCGCGAGCGCGCTGGCGAAGATCAGCCTCGACGCCGTCATCCAGGAGGACCTGCCGGAAGAGTCACGCGCGTCGGCGTTCGGGCGGTCGGAGACCGTGCTGCAGATGTCCTGGTGCTTCGGTGGCGCCGTCGGCCTGCTGCTGCCGCCGACGTACTGGATCGGCTTCCTGGTGCTGTCGATCCTGCTGGCCGTCGGGTTCACGCAGACGTTCATGGTCCGGCGCGGGACCTCACTGGTCCCGGGTCTCGGCGGCGAGCGGCCGCTGCGCCCGGAGCCGACCAGCGAAACGCCGGTCCCCTCGCAGCCCGGTGACTCCCGGTGGCGGCCGGGCTCGTAA
- a CDS encoding glutaminyl-peptide cyclotransferase, whose translation MRTLMTTSLLLAAVLGGCAAAPVSDAAPPAPEKLKVRVLSTLPHDPGAFTQGLEFSGETLYEGTGLVGKSSMRAGPAGAAPAVRQELPGLFGEGITVLGATAWQITWQDGVAIERDAKTLAELRRVTYTGEGWGLCHRDGRLVMSDGSSKLTFRDPVSFAPTGAVDVGRDQLNELECVGDSVYANVWQTDRILRIDAATGRVTGEIDASGLLDGAERGAADVLNGIAAVPGTDEFLITGKLWPKMFRVKFVPVQA comes from the coding sequence GTGCGCACGCTGATGACCACCTCGCTCCTGCTGGCCGCCGTCCTCGGTGGCTGCGCCGCCGCGCCGGTGAGCGACGCCGCGCCGCCCGCGCCCGAGAAGCTGAAAGTGCGGGTGCTCTCGACGTTGCCCCATGATCCGGGCGCCTTCACCCAGGGTCTCGAGTTCTCCGGCGAGACGCTGTACGAGGGCACCGGCCTGGTCGGGAAGTCGTCGATGCGGGCCGGGCCCGCGGGTGCGGCGCCGGCGGTCCGGCAGGAACTGCCCGGCCTGTTCGGCGAGGGCATCACCGTGCTCGGGGCGACGGCCTGGCAGATCACCTGGCAGGACGGCGTCGCGATCGAACGCGACGCCAAGACGCTGGCCGAGCTGAGGCGGGTGACCTACACCGGCGAGGGCTGGGGACTCTGTCATCGCGACGGGCGGCTGGTGATGAGCGACGGCTCGTCGAAGCTGACTTTCCGCGACCCTGTGTCCTTCGCGCCGACGGGCGCTGTCGATGTCGGCCGTGACCAGCTGAACGAGCTGGAATGCGTCGGCGACTCCGTGTACGCGAACGTCTGGCAGACCGACCGGATCCTGCGGATCGACGCCGCGACCGGGCGCGTCACCGGCGAGATCGACGCTTCCGGCCTGCTGGACGGGGCCGAGCGGGGCGCCGCGGACGTCCTCAACGGCATCGCGGCGGTGCCCGGGACCGACGAATTCCTGATCACCGGCAAGCTCTGGCCCAAGATGTTCAGGGTGAAGTTCGTCCCGGTTCAGGCATAA
- a CDS encoding DUF3027 domain-containing protein, producing the protein MTLLLTLDDGSIQRKLAEAVDLARAAVLEDAGAEQVGAHVGVDSEDAVSASHLFEATVTGYRGWRWSVTVALAGEDEPITVSEVVLIPGPDARVAPAWVPWERRVQAGDLGVGDIFPVEKDDPRLVPAYLESDDPAVEAVAKETGLGRVHVLSRHGRLDAAARWHSGEFGPRSDMARSAPDVCGSCGFFVSLAGSLSAAFGACTNDISPADGHVVDVEYGCGAHSEIEVEVTSSVPVAELVYDDSLMDFEPAPETPVEAPEPEPAEATVVDESEAPVAEAPETAEVQPEVEPEAVTAETAETADEAQVEAESASEH; encoded by the coding sequence ATGACCCTGCTGTTGACCCTGGACGACGGCTCCATCCAGCGCAAACTCGCCGAGGCGGTCGATCTGGCCCGCGCGGCGGTGCTGGAGGACGCCGGTGCCGAACAGGTCGGCGCGCACGTCGGCGTGGACTCCGAGGACGCGGTCTCCGCGAGCCACCTGTTCGAGGCGACCGTGACGGGGTATCGCGGCTGGCGCTGGTCGGTGACGGTCGCGCTCGCCGGTGAGGACGAGCCGATCACGGTCAGCGAGGTCGTGCTGATCCCGGGTCCGGACGCGCGTGTCGCCCCGGCGTGGGTGCCGTGGGAGCGCCGCGTGCAGGCGGGCGACCTCGGCGTCGGCGACATCTTCCCGGTGGAGAAGGACGACCCGCGGCTCGTCCCCGCGTACCTGGAGTCCGACGACCCCGCGGTCGAGGCGGTCGCCAAGGAGACCGGGCTCGGCCGGGTCCACGTGCTGTCCCGGCACGGCAGGCTCGACGCCGCCGCCCGCTGGCACAGCGGCGAGTTCGGCCCGCGGTCGGACATGGCTCGCAGCGCGCCGGACGTCTGCGGCAGCTGTGGGTTCTTCGTGTCGCTCGCCGGTTCGCTCAGCGCGGCCTTCGGCGCGTGCACCAACGACATCTCCCCGGCGGACGGCCACGTCGTCGACGTCGAGTACGGCTGCGGCGCGCACTCCGAGATCGAGGTCGAGGTGACCTCGTCGGTGCCGGTGGCGGAACTGGTCTACGACGACTCGCTGATGGACTTCGAGCCTGCTCCGGAGACGCCCGTCGAGGCTCCCGAACCCGAGCCCGCCGAAGCCACGGTCGTCGACGAGTCCGAGGCCCCGGTGGCCGAGGCGCCCGAGACCGCCGAGGTCCAGCCGGAGGTCGAACCCGAGGCGGTGACCGCCGAGACCGCGGAAACGGCCGACGAGGCGCAGGTCGAGGCCGAAAGCGCCAGTGAGCACTGA